A single window of Pseudomonas lijiangensis DNA harbors:
- the apaG gene encoding Co2+/Mg2+ efflux protein ApaG: MPDSRYQVDVSVVTRFLAEQSQPEQNRFAFAYTITVQNNGELPARLLSRHWVITDGDGNVEEVRGEGVVGQQPLIKAGQSHTYSSGTVMTTKVGNMQGSYQMLAEDGKRFDAVIAPFRLAVPGSLH; the protein is encoded by the coding sequence ATGCCCGATTCCCGTTATCAGGTCGACGTCAGCGTCGTCACGCGCTTCCTCGCAGAACAGTCCCAACCCGAGCAGAATCGCTTCGCCTTCGCTTACACCATCACCGTTCAGAATAACGGCGAGCTGCCGGCCAGACTGCTGTCACGGCACTGGGTCATCACCGACGGCGACGGCAATGTCGAAGAAGTGCGTGGCGAGGGCGTCGTGGGCCAGCAGCCACTGATCAAGGCAGGCCAGAGCCATACCTACAGCAGCGGCACGGTGATGACGACGAAAGTCGGCAACATGCAAGGCTCCTATCAGATGCTCGCCGAGGACGGTAAACGCTTCGATGCAGTGATTGCGCCCTTCCGCCTCGCCGTTCCGGGCTCCCTTCACTGA